The DNA window TCATCTGCTTCCGAATTGAATCTTTCAATTTCTGCCTCAACTCAAGGTACTCAAGCTCCTCCTTCGTCGGCTTCCGaggcttttcttcttcttcttcctcttcatacTCTTCCGCACCCTCGCCCTCGTCATAGTAATCATCATAATCCTGCAGTTCCTGCAATTAGGGATGATCATAACTCATGAGCCAAAAATGCAGCCGGAAAAAAGTGCTTAAACGAACACAAGCCTAAGAATCAGAGGGTCACAGAAAAAATAATCAcaatataattttctttttttttaaaaaaaaaggggaatcTTGAAACCCATAAATTATGGATCTTACATctctatcatcatcatcatcatcatcatagccCTGCATTGCCGCTTGAAGTACAAAATCAACCAATTATCAACAATGCAACAGTAATTGATGGAAGAATGGTTGCATGCTCTCTGTTTGCACCAATCACACAAagcaattcaaaaattaaacttttttacgTTAGACATAATCCAATACCTTGGTGAacacgaaaaaaaaaaacttttaatatgaaaaacaaTAGAACCAGGATTATTGGGTTCATAAACTCGTTAGAAACtcgaaaaattaaattacacaaACCAGAAAATATGTATTGGTGATTGATTTTCACCGAAATTTCAATCATTTCAGAAAATCAAATGATCCGCATGGATAATAATTCATATCAAAATGCATGGTAGTAAAGTagcaacaatttaaaaaaattaaaaaagattaaaaacgATGAAGgaactgaaagaaaaaaaaacgaaagTGGAAGGGAAAATTGGGAGATTATGAAAAGAGCTTACATTGTATGATGATTGATCGATTGAGAGTGATCGATGAAGCGAAAAAGAAAGGGATCTGATTACAAAGGAAGCTCCGTTTATTGAATTCAcagttctattttatttatttattttaattatttttaattacggtaacaattttttaaataaaataccaaATATATCCCTACCTTCAAAAACCCCAAttcccttcttttcttctccgcAGCGTTCACTCCTTCTGCTCTTCTCTCATCCCTCAACTACCGCCACCGCCACCACCACTGACCACCGAATTCCTCTCTCTCCGGCGGCTGCCGCGGCAACATCTGTATCTTTTCCATTTAACTCATATTatttgtgtttatttattttattttgtttttaaaatttcttccaCTTTCATtaagatttgaattgaattctattccattttgtgtgtgaatttCAGGATAGAAATCAAGCATTTTCTCACTCGGAGCAAGAAATTCTTAACAGGTTTAACGGTAAGTTTCCACTCTTCATAGCCTTTTCACTTTGCTGCTGCTTTTTCTCTGTTACTTCATGTTAATTCCCAAATCTTGtatgaaaatatataaagtaTACACTTAAATAGGTCCCCGAGAAATTCTAGGTCGGACACTTTgtttctcaacaaattttcattcTCTAGAAGTCTCTGTCAGATTGTCttatgataataattttttgggaCTTAATTGTGTTAGTGACTTATTTGTCCAAcactaatattaataatatgatTGAAAGCGGAGGGACCAATCTTTCTCGAGAACTTCCAgagtaataaaaatttgttgggaCCAAAGTGTTCTGAAATTCGTTGGACCAATTTGGATGTTTACTTGAGAGAGATATATATTCTCAAGTGCCTAGTGTTTGTTCTTTGATATatgtattgtattatttatattcATTCCTTTTTGATACATGGTTTTAGCTCTAATTCCAAATCATACTAATTAATAAGCCAACCTAGTGTTTGAGGAGCAGCAGCATTAACAAAAAGCAAGAATAAAATGATGACAACGACGATGACACTTTTGAAAGACATTGTGCCTTCAGCTCAGAACAACATTAACACCAAATTCATAGTTTTGGAGAAAGGCAATGCAACACTGGAGGGCCAGAACAAGTTATGCATGGCTCTTGTGGCCGACGAGACTGCAGCCGTTCATGTTCAGCTTTGGGGAGATGAGTGCAATGCTTTTGAGGGTGGCGACATAATTCAGCTGACCAATGGCATCTTCTCCTACCAACGCAACCACCTTGTGCTAAGGTCGGGCAAGAGAGGTAAGATGGAGAAGGTAGGAGAGTTCACCATG is part of the Arachis duranensis cultivar V14167 chromosome 1, aradu.V14167.gnm2.J7QH, whole genome shotgun sequence genome and encodes:
- the LOC127739547 gene encoding uncharacterized protein LOC127739547, whose product is MMTTTMTLLKDIVPSAQNNINTKFIVLEKGNATLEGQNKLCMALVADETAAVHVQLWGDECNAFEGGDIIQLTNGIFSYQRNHLVLRSGKRGKMEKVGEFTMAYVETPNMSEIHWIPDPMNTSKYIQHQVISVHSRMFPPIA